The following are from one region of the Fibrobacter succinogenes genome:
- a CDS encoding CatB-related O-acetyltransferase encodes MTVHPIAGYDKEIYVKPTLKNLQIVVGDFTYIADSDFVSHVTHLYPWNDDKLIIGKFCQIAAGVEFVMNGANHQMNAVSTFPFYTLQGWNMEPPAKENLPLKGDTVIGNDVWIGQNAVILPGVKIGDGAIIGANAVVGSDVEPYTVVVGNPAQFIRNRFDEELTALMLRWKWWDKPVEEINALIPILTNPDLAFVKAKIKEFLAGD; translated from the coding sequence ATGACTGTCCACCCGATTGCGGGTTATGACAAGGAAATTTACGTGAAGCCGACGCTCAAAAATCTGCAGATTGTCGTGGGGGATTTTACCTACATTGCCGATAGCGATTTTGTGAGCCACGTGACGCATCTGTATCCGTGGAATGATGACAAGCTAATCATCGGGAAGTTCTGCCAGATTGCTGCAGGCGTGGAGTTCGTGATGAATGGGGCGAACCATCAGATGAATGCGGTTTCGACGTTCCCGTTCTACACATTGCAGGGTTGGAATATGGAGCCTCCTGCCAAAGAAAATTTGCCACTTAAGGGCGATACGGTGATTGGAAACGATGTGTGGATCGGGCAGAATGCGGTGATTTTGCCGGGGGTGAAAATTGGCGATGGCGCAATCATCGGTGCAAATGCGGTTGTCGGGAGCGATGTGGAGCCTTATACGGTTGTAGTGGGGAATCCTGCGCAGTTTATACGCAATCGTTTCGACGAAGAATTGACGGCGCTGATGCTCCGGTGGAAATGGTGGGATAAGCCTGTCGAAGAAATCAATGCGCTGATTCCGATTCTCACGAATCCTGATTTGGCTTTTGTCAAGGCGAAAATCAAAGAATTCCTCGCTGGTGATTGA
- a CDS encoding SIMPL domain-containing protein — protein sequence MSQEQKTIRVMGTGFVKTTPDTTRLTFEVDSLHDTYEKAYAEAAIGNKNLRETLEKLNIPKDSLKTTNFSITKETEYKHKEDKFVFVGFKLHQNLAIELPLDSIITSKVMSALGKAWPELEVNIAFIKKDSHDVKLQILESAVKDAREKAEIIAATLGHKLGGIISADYSKRSIDINYHEERLAICDGGFGDKNCSIDYTPDDIEAGDTIETVWYLE from the coding sequence ATGAGCCAAGAACAGAAAACAATCCGCGTCATGGGTACAGGATTCGTCAAAACCACCCCCGACACAACGAGACTCACTTTCGAAGTGGATTCCCTGCATGACACGTACGAAAAAGCGTACGCCGAAGCCGCAATCGGGAATAAAAACCTGCGAGAAACGCTTGAGAAACTGAATATTCCGAAAGATTCGCTCAAAACCACGAACTTTTCTATAACCAAAGAAACGGAGTACAAGCACAAAGAAGACAAGTTCGTCTTTGTCGGATTCAAACTGCACCAAAATCTCGCTATCGAATTGCCGCTAGACAGCATCATCACCTCCAAAGTCATGTCCGCACTCGGCAAAGCATGGCCCGAACTCGAAGTGAACATCGCATTCATCAAAAAAGACTCGCACGATGTCAAGCTGCAAATTTTGGAATCCGCCGTCAAAGACGCTCGCGAAAAAGCCGAAATCATCGCAGCGACATTGGGGCATAAGCTCGGCGGCATTATCAGCGCAGATTACTCTAAGCGGAGCATCGACATCAACTACCATGAAGAACGGCTGGCCATATGCGACGGCGGCTTTGGCGACAAAAACTGCTCTATCGATTACACTCCCGACGATATCGAGGCCGGCGACACGATCGAAACCGTGTGGTATTTGGAGTAA
- a CDS encoding radical SAM protein has product MMKDLYATKRKNMRSLAEYQRKLWKSPQLAYLFLEVTDCCNLKCKHCGSGCLSTNRNYLPFETAQKVLDEVAKEYDASQIFICITGGEPLLNKELFKIIAYSKHLNFSCGITTNGTLLSETVGEEFKKAGLDTISISLDGLEETHNNFRCSPNAFQQALTGIRNAKKAGLYPEVVTVVHKNNLKELDILYEFLCDEKIESWKIANIEPIGRARDNSSMFLDAHEYKMLLDFVKQTRFNPSNNMEINLGCSHYLGMQYEYMVRDFYFQCGAGTKIASVMANGDIGACLDIERNDLTIQGNIYKDSFVDVWKNRFEIFRQDKAELNSQCQQCSEREFCMGDSTHTWNFQNNEPNYCVFKMLEDHHGQNK; this is encoded by the coding sequence ATGATGAAAGATTTATACGCGACAAAACGAAAAAACATGCGCTCGTTGGCAGAATACCAGCGAAAATTGTGGAAAAGTCCGCAACTCGCATACTTGTTCCTTGAAGTGACCGATTGTTGCAATTTAAAATGCAAGCATTGCGGCAGCGGCTGCCTATCCACAAACCGTAACTACTTGCCTTTTGAGACCGCCCAAAAAGTGCTGGACGAAGTCGCCAAGGAATACGATGCATCACAGATATTCATTTGCATCACAGGCGGCGAACCACTTTTGAACAAAGAACTATTCAAAATCATCGCCTATTCCAAGCATTTAAATTTTTCTTGCGGAATAACGACTAACGGAACCTTATTGTCCGAAACAGTCGGTGAAGAGTTCAAGAAAGCTGGACTGGACACAATTTCTATTAGCTTGGATGGTCTGGAAGAGACTCATAACAACTTTCGATGTTCCCCAAATGCATTCCAACAAGCGCTGACAGGTATCCGAAATGCGAAAAAAGCAGGGTTATATCCCGAAGTTGTAACCGTTGTCCACAAAAACAATTTGAAAGAACTAGATATCCTATACGAATTCCTTTGCGATGAGAAAATCGAATCATGGAAAATTGCGAACATCGAACCCATCGGCAGAGCCAGGGACAATTCATCGATGTTCCTCGACGCTCACGAATACAAAATGCTGCTCGATTTCGTTAAACAGACCCGATTTAATCCAAGCAACAACATGGAAATTAATTTAGGTTGTTCGCACTATCTCGGAATGCAATACGAGTATATGGTTCGCGATTTTTACTTTCAATGCGGAGCGGGAACTAAAATCGCAAGCGTCATGGCAAATGGCGATATCGGAGCATGTCTGGACATTGAACGGAACGATTTAACAATACAGGGAAACATTTATAAAGATTCTTTCGTAGATGTTTGGAAAAACCGGTTTGAAATTTTCCGTCAAGATAAGGCGGAATTAAATTCGCAATGCCAACAATGTAGCGAAAGGGAATTTTGCATGGGAGATTCAACCCATACCTGGAACTTCCAAAACAACGAACCCAATTACTGCGTTTTCAAAATGCTGGAGGATCATCATGGTCAAAATAAATAG
- a CDS encoding AAA family ATPase translates to MDDKLENLIRNKIATDKKLAAKIACEDFWLAKGQEALRKYQAYSINPELLDNLIEKSSTSEGFQEIKNSQDPALIEIRELIFSIVAYCDMNACDKKKYNKYEDYRVIAKAGIRQNDWLHHFLTYKKTSNAPDSVMNAIEYLDQPATHFGNVSEKHRKLIAEKIFMVPYERNSFFDSAKKFFEPFDIKCNNSGNLGTVFGHILYDGEISKYWKESDLSLDDSDTVRYWVYSPGAKATNWNNDKKNEVMSIGYDNIVDWSTLKTKEEYRTALQNFNHDTSSHKNDVLGFWQFVNEMKIGDVVYAKDGMSKVIGRGIVQGDYTYDANKDSFYCSRKVQWTHTNCNYQLKEDGAFSMKMLTDITKYSGLRNELEEFFDNQKSTQIGGKTSIEPKPQTPSIYSKENFLKKVFMDESSYDSLVGLLKRKKNIILQGAPGVGKTFMAKRLAYSIMGQIDKSRVKMIQFHQSYSYEDFIMGYRPDGNGFKLKRGPFYEFCNTAAEDSENNYFFIIDEINRGNISKIFGELFMLIENDKRGQQIRLLYEDELFSVPPNLYIIGLMNTADRSIAMIDYALRRRFSFFEVKPAFDSEQFESKRENAENEKYDNLIECVKNLNKEIAADDSLGEGFCIGHSYFCFEENETIDNEWLKSVVEYDVIPLLKEYWFDEPEKVKNWSDKLRASIQ, encoded by the coding sequence ATGGACGATAAACTTGAAAATTTGATAAGAAACAAAATTGCAACAGATAAAAAACTCGCTGCTAAAATAGCGTGTGAAGACTTTTGGCTTGCCAAAGGGCAAGAAGCCCTCAGAAAATATCAAGCATACTCTATAAATCCAGAGCTTCTAGATAACCTTATTGAAAAATCTTCTACCAGTGAGGGATTCCAAGAAATCAAGAATTCTCAAGACCCCGCACTTATTGAAATTAGAGAACTGATTTTCTCTATTGTCGCATATTGCGACATGAATGCCTGCGATAAAAAGAAATACAATAAATACGAAGATTACCGTGTCATTGCTAAAGCAGGCATTCGCCAAAACGACTGGTTACATCACTTTCTTACATATAAGAAAACAAGCAATGCTCCAGATTCTGTAATGAACGCCATTGAATATTTGGATCAACCTGCAACACATTTTGGAAATGTAAGTGAAAAGCATCGTAAACTGATTGCAGAAAAAATTTTCATGGTTCCTTACGAAAGAAACTCTTTTTTTGATTCCGCAAAAAAATTCTTTGAACCATTTGATATTAAATGCAATAACTCAGGCAACCTCGGTACAGTTTTTGGACATATTTTATACGATGGAGAAATATCAAAATATTGGAAAGAAAGTGATCTTTCTCTAGACGATTCTGATACCGTTCGCTACTGGGTTTACTCTCCTGGTGCAAAAGCAACCAACTGGAATAACGACAAAAAGAATGAAGTTATGTCCATCGGCTACGATAACATTGTTGACTGGAGTACTTTAAAAACTAAAGAAGAATATCGAACAGCCTTGCAGAATTTCAACCACGACACATCATCTCATAAAAACGATGTTCTCGGTTTTTGGCAATTCGTAAACGAAATGAAAATTGGCGATGTTGTTTATGCAAAAGATGGAATGTCAAAAGTTATTGGGCGCGGCATAGTCCAAGGCGATTACACCTACGATGCCAACAAAGATTCCTTTTATTGCAGTCGAAAAGTGCAATGGACACATACAAATTGCAACTACCAATTGAAAGAGGACGGAGCATTCTCTATGAAGATGCTCACCGACATCACAAAATATTCTGGTTTAAGAAACGAGCTTGAGGAATTTTTTGATAATCAGAAATCAACGCAAATCGGTGGTAAAACATCTATCGAGCCGAAACCACAAACACCATCCATTTACTCTAAAGAAAATTTCTTAAAAAAAGTCTTTATGGATGAATCAAGCTATGATTCACTTGTTGGTTTGCTAAAGAGAAAAAAGAATATTATTCTGCAAGGAGCTCCTGGAGTCGGGAAAACATTCATGGCAAAGCGCCTAGCTTACTCCATAATGGGGCAAATAGATAAATCAAGAGTAAAAATGATTCAATTCCACCAAAGTTACAGTTATGAAGATTTCATAATGGGCTACCGTCCTGATGGAAATGGATTCAAGCTAAAACGCGGTCCGTTCTATGAATTTTGTAATACAGCGGCAGAGGATTCAGAAAACAACTATTTCTTTATCATCGACGAAATAAATCGTGGAAACATCAGCAAGATTTTCGGCGAACTATTCATGCTTATCGAAAACGATAAACGTGGCCAGCAAATACGTTTGCTATACGAAGATGAATTATTCTCCGTACCTCCCAATTTATACATCATTGGTCTCATGAATACAGCAGACCGCAGCATTGCAATGATTGACTATGCTTTACGCCGTCGTTTTTCATTCTTTGAGGTTAAACCGGCATTTGATTCAGAGCAATTTGAAAGCAAGCGTGAAAATGCAGAAAATGAAAAATACGACAATCTTATTGAATGCGTAAAGAATCTCAATAAGGAAATCGCCGCCGATGATTCTCTTGGTGAAGGATTTTGCATAGGTCACAGCTACTTTTGCTTCGAAGAAAATGAAACCATTGATAATGAATGGCTCAAGTCGGTTGTTGAATATGATGTCATTCCGCTCCTGAAAGAATATTGGTTTGACGAGCCTGAAAAAGTAAAGAACTGGAGCGATAAACTCAGAGCATCGATTCAATGA